From a single Rutidosis leptorrhynchoides isolate AG116_Rl617_1_P2 chromosome 5, CSIRO_AGI_Rlap_v1, whole genome shotgun sequence genomic region:
- the LOC139847600 gene encoding probable carboxylesterase 16 — protein sequence MPSVSVKLYSLVYKFILKRHLQTLTENPTKLPNQFGVVSRSDESFAPSNPSFSDDGVATKDIHIDPLTSLSLRIFLPDSVVAESRSLKHDDGVYGGYSPELSNNLRKLPVVLQFHGGGFVTGSSVSFANDLFCRRIAKACDAIVVAVGYRLAPESKFPAAFEDGVEALNWLAKQLNLAECRVLDRVDLRRRRIVDGFGSSMIEPWIAAHADLSRCVLLGVSSGSNIANYVTQKAVEARNLLDPIRIVAQVLMYPFVIGNTPTKSEIKLANSYLYDRSMAILAWKLFLPDDQFNLDHPAANPLMSAKRVPLKQMPPTLTIVAEHDWMRDRAIAYSQELRKVNVDAPVYDYKDAVHEFATFEMFLKTPKAQACVEDIAIWVKKYISLRGLEFSY from the exons ATGCCTTCTGTATCTGTTAAACTCTACAGCCTTGTTTACAAATTCATATTGAAGCGCCATTTACAAACTCTAACTGAAAACCCTACCAAACTCCCCAATCAATTCGGTGTCGTTTCACGCTCCGACGAATCCTTCGCTCCGTCAAACCCTAGCTTCTCCGACGATGGTGTAGCTACAAAAGATATACATATAGATCCGTTAACATCGTTATCGTTACGAATATTTCTACCTGATTCTGTTGTTGCTGAATCTAGAAGTTTGAAGCATGATGACGGTGTTTACGGTGGTTATTCGCCGGAATTAAGTAACAATTTACGGAAATTGCCGGTGGTGTTGCAGTTTCATGGAGGTGGATTTGTGACTGGAAGTAGTGTTTCGTTTGCGAATGATTTGTTTTGTAGACGAATTGCGAAAGCTTGTGATGCGATTGTGGTGGCGGTTGGTTATCGGCTTGCACCGGAGAGTAAGTTTCCGGCTGCGTTTGAGGATGGGGTCGAGGCTTTGAATTGGTTAGCGAAACAGTTAAATTTGGCTGAGTGCAGGGTTTTGGATCGGGTTGACTTGAGAAGGAGACGGATTGTTGATGGTTTTGGTTCATCTATGATTGAACCGTGGATTGCTGCTCATGCTGATCTATCAAG GTGTGTTCTACTTGGTGTAAGCTCTGGTTCAAACATTGCAAATTATGTGACACAAAAGGCAGTGGAAGCCAGGAACCTATTGGACCCTATACGTATAGTAGCACAAGTCCTTATGTACCCTTTCGTAATTGGAAACACGCCCACAAAATCCGAGATCAAATTGGCTAACTCATATCTCTATGATCGAAGCATGGCTATATTAGCTTGGAAACTTTTCTTACCAGATGATCAATTCAATCTTGATCATCCAGCAGCTAATCCGCTCATGTCTGCTAAACGGGTCCCACTTAAACAAATGCCTCCTACACTCACGATAGTAGCTGAACACGATTGGATGCGTGATCGTGCTATTGCATACTCACAAGAGCTACGAAAGGTTAATGTTGATGCCCCTGTTTATGATTATAAAGACGCTGTACATGAATTTGCAACCTTTGAGATGTTCCTTAAGACACCCAAAGCTCAAGCATGTGTAGAAGATATCGCAATATGGGTAAAGAAGTATATATCACTTAGAGGCCTTGAATTCTCATACTAA